From one Luteolibacter sp. SL250 genomic stretch:
- the ppk1 gene encoding polyphosphate kinase 1 yields the protein MIPYLNRELSWVEFNQRVLNEALRDDLPLLERLKFLAITASNLDEFFQVRIGSLMLMRRSGRKTPDLSGLTPVKNLALLRTRILRMCADQYSLLNNVLLPALEKHQIRLLSVRDLNLTQAAQASVIFEDGVFPLLTPLAIDPDGPALQVPGLQIVVACRLLDPETQAVRHAVIPIPESVGRRVPISTDGEGASFLFIEDLVAAHADQLFPGENVTATTVFRVTRNGDMAVQEEDATDLAGEMEDVLTARRFADTVRLELREDAPRDLARIIQKVTGASPQEVYQMDGPPGLSSFMDVAFLSGFDHLRDADWPGQLSPAITPGSTMFETIASGDLLLFHPYESFEPVLRLIEEAAEDPDVIAIKQVLYRTARQSRIIDALIKAAENGKHVTALVELKARFDEARNLDRADELRRAGAQIVYGVKGLKTHAKICLVVRRESGRLRRYVHLGTGNYNESTSRLYTDLSYLTCKPDYGNDASLFFNAVTGRSKLLRFQRLVPAPTAMKPKLLDLIASEADRAGQGLPAKITAKVNSLQDPDIIAALYKASQAGVEVKLNIRGICCLKPGDAKHSKNIEVISVIDRFLEHARLFHFHQGGDSQVYIASADWMTRNLEKRVELMIPIDAPPLKRRLIRILDAYFQDNTQASRILPDGTSQRIVRAKGKKAFRVQEQFYQQARQAAKAREHERAMTFEPHVPVE from the coding sequence ATGATCCCCTACCTCAACCGCGAACTTTCCTGGGTCGAATTCAACCAGCGGGTGCTCAACGAAGCCCTGCGCGACGACCTGCCGCTGCTGGAACGGCTGAAGTTCCTGGCGATCACCGCGTCGAACCTCGATGAGTTCTTCCAGGTCCGCATCGGCAGCCTCATGCTCATGCGCCGCAGCGGGCGGAAGACGCCTGACTTGTCCGGCCTCACCCCGGTGAAGAACCTGGCCCTGCTGCGCACCCGCATCCTCCGGATGTGCGCGGATCAATACTCCCTGCTCAACAACGTGCTGCTCCCCGCGCTGGAGAAGCACCAGATCCGCCTTCTCTCCGTCCGCGACCTGAACCTGACCCAGGCGGCACAGGCTTCCGTCATTTTTGAAGATGGGGTCTTCCCCCTGCTCACCCCGCTGGCCATCGATCCGGACGGCCCGGCGCTCCAGGTGCCCGGTCTCCAGATCGTGGTGGCCTGCCGCCTGCTCGACCCGGAAACCCAGGCCGTACGCCACGCCGTGATCCCCATCCCGGAAAGCGTGGGCCGCCGCGTGCCCATCTCCACGGATGGCGAGGGTGCATCCTTCCTCTTCATCGAGGATCTGGTGGCCGCGCATGCCGACCAGCTTTTCCCCGGTGAGAATGTCACCGCCACCACCGTCTTCCGCGTCACCCGCAACGGCGACATGGCCGTACAGGAGGAGGACGCGACCGACCTTGCAGGCGAGATGGAGGATGTGCTGACCGCCCGCCGCTTCGCGGACACCGTGCGGCTGGAGCTGCGTGAGGACGCACCGCGCGACCTCGCCCGCATCATCCAGAAGGTTACCGGCGCCAGCCCGCAGGAAGTCTACCAGATGGACGGGCCGCCTGGACTTTCCTCCTTCATGGATGTGGCGTTCCTCTCCGGCTTCGACCACCTCCGCGACGCCGACTGGCCCGGCCAGCTCTCCCCCGCCATCACGCCCGGCTCGACCATGTTCGAGACCATCGCCTCCGGCGACCTGCTGCTTTTCCATCCCTATGAATCGTTCGAGCCGGTGCTGCGACTCATCGAGGAAGCGGCGGAGGACCCCGACGTGATCGCCATCAAACAGGTGCTCTACCGCACCGCCCGCCAGTCCCGCATCATCGACGCATTGATCAAGGCGGCGGAGAACGGCAAGCACGTGACCGCCCTGGTGGAACTGAAGGCGCGTTTCGATGAAGCCCGCAACCTCGACCGTGCGGACGAACTCCGCCGCGCAGGCGCGCAGATCGTCTACGGGGTGAAGGGCCTGAAGACGCACGCGAAGATCTGCCTGGTCGTCCGCCGGGAGTCCGGACGCCTGCGCCGCTACGTCCACCTGGGAACGGGCAACTACAACGAGTCCACCTCCCGCCTCTACACGGACCTCTCCTACCTCACCTGCAAGCCTGACTACGGCAACGACGCCTCACTCTTCTTCAACGCCGTCACAGGGCGTTCCAAACTGCTGCGCTTCCAGCGCCTGGTCCCCGCCCCCACCGCGATGAAGCCGAAGCTGCTGGACCTCATCGCCAGCGAGGCGGACCGGGCCGGACAGGGGCTGCCTGCGAAGATCACCGCGAAGGTGAACTCCCTGCAGGATCCCGATATCATCGCCGCTCTCTACAAGGCCTCCCAAGCCGGGGTTGAGGTGAAACTCAACATCCGTGGCATCTGCTGTCTGAAACCGGGCGACGCGAAGCACTCGAAGAACATCGAGGTCATCTCCGTCATTGACCGTTTCCTGGAGCACGCCCGCCTTTTCCATTTCCACCAGGGTGGGGATTCCCAGGTCTATATCGCTTCCGCGGACTGGATGACCCGGAATCTGGAGAAGCGGGTGGAACTGATGATCCCCATCGACGCACCGCCACTGAAACGCCGCCTCATCCGCATCCTGGACGCCTACTTCCAGGACAACACGCAGGCCTCCCGCATCCTGCCCGACGGCACCTCCCAGCGGATCGTCCGGGCGAAGGGCAAGAAGGCGTTCCGCGTGCAGGAACAATTCTACCAGCAGGCCAGGCAGGCCGCGAAAGCCCGCGAACACGAACGGGCGATGACCTTCGAGCCGCACGTGCCGGTGGAGTGA
- a CDS encoding HD domain-containing protein: MPASRKSLQLKQNSASLHTALHIGASSVSMMVAERDGKGTLSPVDFLEQPAPLASDIFRDGKVSLSTTERIVSIIKGYQKALAELGYDPHDLTRAVATNILSEATNHDTVMNRIRIACGLRVSTIDDGEMTRLIYLKTRRRLKNLPAMQQDTTLVVHVGPGNTRALLFQNGKITRYTSYRLGTHRTREALEGSHTEGPALNRVIREHTSGNLAQIRFDYSDVAIDGIVAIGYEIQSVAPSLIKKGSASPLKTLRQFTSEAATLSDVELVKRFQVDYQTAEGLLPALEINLAIAEVLKQEEIHIPDSDYEQGLLHDLLVSQELTGTFAEEVLRSANILAERYQSDIAHGEHVGSLCTRFFDATADLHRLTPHDALLLQVAAILHEVGTFITARAHHKHSEYIILNSEIFGLDRLDVTIVALVSRYHRHSGPKLEHPSYAALGTEDRIRVSKLAALLRVADALERTHAQRVAQIEIKREAGKLRVRLPGLEDAAVERIAMESKADLFEEVFGLTVVIDEDN; this comes from the coding sequence ATGCCCGCCTCCCGGAAGTCCCTGCAACTGAAGCAAAATTCCGCCTCACTCCATACCGCGCTCCACATCGGCGCCAGTTCCGTTTCCATGATGGTGGCGGAACGTGACGGAAAAGGCACATTGTCCCCTGTCGATTTCCTGGAGCAGCCGGCTCCACTGGCGAGCGACATTTTCCGTGACGGCAAAGTGAGCCTTTCCACCACGGAACGCATCGTTTCCATCATCAAAGGCTACCAGAAGGCACTGGCGGAGCTGGGCTATGACCCGCACGACCTCACCCGCGCGGTGGCGACGAACATCCTCAGCGAGGCGACGAACCATGACACGGTGATGAACCGCATCCGCATCGCGTGCGGGCTGCGTGTGAGCACCATCGACGACGGGGAGATGACCCGCCTCATCTATCTGAAGACGCGCCGCCGACTGAAGAATCTGCCAGCCATGCAGCAGGACACCACCCTGGTGGTCCACGTGGGTCCCGGCAACACCCGCGCCCTTCTGTTCCAGAACGGAAAGATCACCCGCTACACCAGCTACCGGCTGGGCACCCACCGCACCCGTGAGGCGCTGGAAGGCTCCCACACCGAAGGTCCCGCGCTCAACCGCGTGATCCGCGAACATACGTCCGGAAATCTGGCCCAGATCCGATTCGACTACTCGGATGTGGCCATCGACGGCATCGTGGCGATCGGCTATGAGATCCAGTCCGTGGCGCCCTCGCTCATCAAGAAAGGCAGCGCCTCCCCACTGAAGACGCTCCGCCAGTTCACCTCGGAGGCGGCGACGCTTTCCGACGTGGAGCTGGTGAAGAGATTCCAGGTGGACTACCAGACCGCTGAAGGCCTGCTGCCCGCGCTGGAGATCAACCTGGCCATCGCGGAGGTTCTCAAGCAGGAGGAGATCCACATCCCGGACAGTGACTACGAGCAGGGATTGCTGCATGACCTGCTGGTTTCCCAGGAACTGACCGGAACTTTCGCGGAAGAGGTGCTGCGCTCCGCCAACATCCTCGCGGAGCGCTACCAATCGGACATCGCGCATGGCGAACACGTGGGCAGCCTGTGCACCCGGTTCTTCGATGCCACGGCGGATCTGCACCGCCTCACGCCACATGACGCGCTGCTGCTCCAGGTGGCGGCCATCCTCCACGAGGTGGGTACCTTCATCACCGCGCGCGCGCACCACAAGCATTCGGAATACATCATCCTCAACTCGGAGATCTTCGGACTGGACCGGCTGGATGTCACCATCGTCGCGCTGGTCTCCCGCTACCACCGCCACTCCGGGCCGAAGCTGGAGCACCCCAGCTACGCCGCCCTCGGGACGGAGGACCGGATCCGCGTTTCAAAGCTGGCGGCGCTGCTCCGCGTGGCGGACGCACTGGAGCGCACCCACGCCCAGCGCGTCGCGCAGATCGAGATCAAGCGTGAAGCCGGCAAGCTCCGCGTCCGCCTGCCCGGACTGGAGGACGCCGCCGTGGAACGCATCGCCATGGAGTCGAAGGCGGACCTCTTCGAGGAAGTCTTCGGCCTCACCGTCGTCATCGATGAAGATAACTAA
- a CDS encoding PPK2 family polyphosphate kinase: MKGPLERYFVKPGDALDLGKMDTSEKTVFESVTKDSYLPIADRLKVELRELQKVLYAQSKHRVLVVVQAMDTGGKDGCVKNVFSGIDPQGIRVQAFKKPAEEELAHDFLWRIHQHVPRNGGMVIFNRSHYEDIIAVRVKKLFPDEVWKRRQRHVLEFERMLAEEGTTIVKLFLHISKDEQKKRLESRLANPAKHWKFNPDDLSDRARWADFMKAYEEVISKTSTDLAPWYVIPADRKWYRDLVVAQIMVNTLKGLNMEYPKITWDPKSIVVGD; encoded by the coding sequence GTGAAGGGCCCACTTGAACGATATTTTGTGAAGCCGGGGGATGCCCTGGATCTTGGCAAGATGGACACCTCGGAGAAAACGGTCTTCGAGTCCGTGACGAAAGACTCCTATCTTCCGATCGCCGACCGGCTGAAGGTGGAGTTGCGTGAACTGCAGAAAGTCCTATACGCCCAGAGCAAACATCGGGTGCTGGTGGTGGTGCAGGCCATGGACACGGGGGGGAAGGATGGCTGCGTGAAAAACGTATTCTCCGGGATCGATCCGCAGGGCATCCGGGTGCAGGCGTTCAAGAAACCCGCGGAGGAGGAACTGGCGCATGATTTCCTGTGGCGCATCCACCAGCACGTTCCGCGGAACGGAGGGATGGTCATCTTCAACCGCAGCCACTATGAGGACATCATCGCGGTGCGGGTGAAAAAGCTTTTCCCGGACGAAGTTTGGAAACGCCGCCAACGCCATGTGCTGGAGTTTGAACGCATGCTGGCGGAGGAAGGCACCACCATCGTCAAGTTATTCCTCCATATCTCCAAGGATGAACAGAAGAAGCGCCTGGAGTCCCGTCTGGCGAACCCGGCCAAGCATTGGAAATTCAACCCGGACGACCTTTCCGACCGCGCCCGGTGGGCTGACTTCATGAAGGCATACGAAGAGGTGATCTCAAAGACCTCCACCGACCTCGCTCCGTGGTATGTCATCCCGGCGGACCGGAAGTGGTACCGTGACCTCGTCGTCGCCCAGATCATGGTCAACACGCTGAAGGGCCTGAACATGGAGTACCCGAAGATCACCTGGGACCCGAAGTCCATCGTCGTGGGGGACTGA
- the aqpZ gene encoding aquaporin Z, translated as MKKYIAEAIGTFWLVFGGAGSAVLAAGWPELGIGFLGVALAFGLTVLTMAYAIGHISGCHLNPAVSVGLFVGGRFPAKDLVPYIISQVIGGIAGAGLLYLIASGKAGFVAGGFASNGYADLSPGKYSLVACFAAEVALTAVFLIIILGSTDKQAPAGLAPVAIGLGLTLIHLISIPVTNCSVNPARSLGTATFAGGAYLSQVWLFWVAPILGAIIGAVLYGFIRPADARR; from the coding sequence ATGAAAAAGTACATTGCTGAAGCGATCGGGACATTCTGGCTGGTATTCGGAGGCGCGGGGAGCGCGGTGCTGGCTGCGGGATGGCCGGAGCTGGGCATCGGATTTTTGGGGGTGGCACTGGCGTTCGGCCTCACGGTCCTGACCATGGCCTATGCCATCGGCCACATCTCCGGATGCCACCTGAACCCCGCCGTCTCCGTGGGATTGTTTGTCGGCGGACGCTTTCCAGCGAAGGATCTGGTCCCCTACATCATCTCGCAGGTCATCGGCGGCATTGCCGGTGCGGGATTGCTCTATCTCATCGCCAGCGGAAAGGCTGGGTTTGTTGCCGGCGGGTTCGCTTCGAACGGCTACGCGGACCTTTCTCCGGGGAAATACTCGCTGGTCGCCTGCTTCGCCGCAGAGGTTGCCCTGACAGCGGTTTTCCTGATCATCATCCTGGGATCCACGGACAAGCAGGCACCTGCGGGGCTGGCTCCCGTCGCCATCGGCCTGGGGCTGACGCTCATCCATCTGATCTCCATCCCGGTCACCAACTGCTCCGTGAATCCGGCGCGGAGTCTGGGTACCGCCACCTTTGCCGGCGGCGCTTATCTTTCCCAGGTCTGGCTGTTCTGGGTGGCCCCTATCCTCGGTGCCATCATCGGCGCGGTCCTCTACGGGTTCATCCGCCCGGCCGACGCCCGCAGGTGA
- a CDS encoding class I SAM-dependent rRNA methyltransferase — MFILTRVPTVQLKYQSFHPSIWPKMIGEVSRDADPGSFVEVLGKEGTRFGWGFWNPKSRMPLRVVSHSLEDLDESFFETAIRRAASLRREIHKLDAETDSYRAVHGDADFLPGMVADKFADVLSVEITNLAAWQRLGGWLPLLHESFGTKRMVVRVDPDLARVEGIPRSGGVESDKFRTVKIREHGIRYEVDFTDGHKTGFFCDQRDNRKKFGALAEGRSVLDLCCYTGGFSVSAALAGAKDVTAVDLDETAVEMAKRNANLNSAKVKFTHADAFTWVRTMIENGRKWDLVIADPPKFIHGREDETGVAKYADLNKLALQLVEKDGLYVTCSCSGQLSVEEHERIITGGAHRLNKRLQIFDRTGAGPDHPTLSNYPESRYLKLLWSRVVG, encoded by the coding sequence ATGTTCATCCTCACCCGCGTGCCGACCGTCCAACTCAAGTACCAGTCCTTCCACCCCTCCATCTGGCCGAAAATGATCGGCGAGGTCTCGCGCGATGCGGACCCGGGTTCGTTCGTGGAGGTGCTGGGCAAGGAAGGCACGCGGTTCGGCTGGGGCTTCTGGAACCCGAAGTCGCGCATGCCGCTGCGGGTGGTGAGCCACTCGCTCGAGGATCTGGACGAGTCATTTTTCGAAACCGCCATCCGCCGTGCGGCCTCCCTGCGCCGGGAGATCCACAAGCTGGACGCGGAGACGGACAGCTACCGGGCCGTCCACGGCGACGCGGATTTCCTCCCCGGCATGGTGGCGGACAAGTTCGCGGACGTGCTGTCCGTGGAGATCACCAACCTGGCCGCCTGGCAGCGCCTCGGCGGCTGGCTGCCGCTGCTCCATGAATCCTTCGGCACGAAGCGCATGGTCGTCCGTGTCGATCCGGATCTGGCCCGGGTGGAGGGCATCCCGCGCAGCGGCGGCGTGGAGTCCGACAAGTTCCGCACGGTGAAGATCCGCGAACACGGCATCCGCTACGAGGTGGACTTCACCGACGGGCACAAGACGGGCTTCTTCTGCGACCAGCGGGACAACCGGAAAAAATTCGGCGCGCTGGCGGAGGGCCGGTCCGTGCTGGACCTCTGCTGCTACACCGGCGGCTTCTCCGTCTCCGCCGCCCTCGCCGGGGCGAAGGACGTCACCGCCGTGGACCTGGACGAAACCGCCGTGGAAATGGCGAAGCGAAACGCGAACCTGAACTCCGCGAAGGTGAAGTTCACCCACGCGGACGCCTTCACCTGGGTGCGCACCATGATCGAGAACGGCCGCAAGTGGGACCTCGTCATCGCGGACCCGCCGAAGTTCATCCACGGCCGCGAGGATGAAACGGGCGTGGCGAAATACGCCGACCTCAACAAGCTGGCACTCCAGCTCGTCGAGAAGGACGGCCTTTACGTCACCTGTTCCTGCTCCGGCCAGCTTTCCGTGGAGGAACACGAGCGCATCATCACCGGCGGCGCGCATCGCCTGAACAAGCGCCTGCAGATCTTCGACCGCACGGGAGCCGGCCCTGACCACCCCACCCTTTCCAACTACCCGGAAAGCCGCTACCTCAAGCTGCTCTGGAGCCGGGTGGTGGGATAA
- a CDS encoding class I SAM-dependent methyltransferase — protein MHRILAEAASTIAKSVFREFKVLDHELAAAFEENPKWGKRDRGFIAETVFEVVRWRRALGFLVDSEETTALCAAQWVRMGYELPEWWKYNGRGAEEIASRQDLLADQPRAVRESIPDWLDQLAFSELGDAWDAEISALNERAAVYLRVNTLKTTREKAMEWLAKEGVETSPVDGVPDALVLAPGKALPKPLRYDGRIEIQDAGSQLIAGMVAPQPGDRVIDACSGAGGKALHLAALMENQGRIYGMDVDGKKLKELEKRATRAGAKCVTTRLISETTADEFGPIADRLLIDAPCSGLGTLKRQPDLKWRLKPAALERVRTIQAELLQEYPKMLKARGRLVYATCSVLPSENRRQVDKLLEGGAFELLEDRAISPAELGFDGFYGAVLLKK, from the coding sequence ATGCACCGCATCCTGGCTGAGGCCGCTTCGACCATCGCGAAATCGGTCTTCCGGGAGTTCAAAGTCCTGGACCATGAGCTGGCGGCGGCGTTCGAGGAAAACCCGAAGTGGGGCAAGCGGGACCGAGGTTTCATCGCGGAGACCGTGTTCGAGGTGGTGCGCTGGCGACGGGCGCTGGGCTTCCTGGTGGACAGCGAGGAAACCACCGCCCTGTGCGCGGCGCAGTGGGTCCGCATGGGCTATGAACTGCCGGAGTGGTGGAAATACAATGGCCGTGGCGCGGAGGAGATCGCCTCCCGGCAGGACCTGCTGGCGGACCAGCCGCGCGCCGTGCGGGAGTCCATCCCGGACTGGCTGGACCAGCTTGCTTTCTCCGAGCTGGGAGACGCCTGGGACGCGGAAATTTCCGCCCTCAACGAGCGCGCCGCCGTCTATCTGCGGGTGAACACGCTCAAGACCACGCGCGAAAAAGCCATGGAATGGCTGGCGAAGGAAGGCGTGGAAACCTCACCCGTGGACGGCGTGCCGGACGCCCTGGTGCTGGCCCCCGGAAAGGCCCTGCCGAAGCCGCTGCGCTACGACGGTCGGATCGAGATCCAGGACGCGGGCTCCCAGCTCATCGCCGGCATGGTGGCTCCGCAGCCCGGAGACCGGGTGATCGACGCCTGCTCCGGTGCCGGTGGAAAGGCACTGCACCTCGCCGCCCTGATGGAGAACCAGGGCCGCATCTACGGCATGGATGTGGATGGGAAGAAGCTCAAGGAACTGGAGAAACGCGCCACCCGCGCCGGTGCGAAGTGCGTGACCACCCGCCTCATCAGCGAGACCACGGCGGACGAGTTCGGTCCCATCGCGGACCGTCTGCTCATCGACGCGCCTTGCTCCGGACTCGGCACGCTCAAGCGCCAGCCTGATCTCAAGTGGCGGTTGAAGCCCGCCGCGCTCGAGCGGGTCCGCACCATCCAGGCGGAGCTGCTCCAAGAGTACCCGAAGATGCTGAAAGCCCGCGGCCGCCTCGTCTATGCCACCTGCTCCGTCCTGCCATCGGAGAACCGCAGGCAGGTGGACAAGCTGCTGGAAGGTGGGGCTTTCGAGTTGCTGGAGGACCGCGCCATCTCACCAGCGGAACTCGGCTTCGACGGATTTTATGGAGCCGTGCTGCTGAAGAAGTAA
- a CDS encoding DNA starvation/stationary phase protection protein, producing the protein MKTQTKSATKNDAVVKGLTTLLADSYALLGQTHIAHWNVEGPAFFSLHTAFQTQYEELFEAVDEIAERIRGLNVLAPGGLKTLASLSSITELAAEPMPAKDFVAHLIEGHETVVTNATSARKAAEDAGDLETQDLIIKRIQTHEKTLWMLRSFLKNL; encoded by the coding sequence ATGAAAACACAGACGAAATCAGCCACCAAGAACGACGCGGTTGTGAAAGGCCTCACCACCCTCCTGGCGGACTCCTACGCCCTTCTCGGCCAGACCCACATCGCCCACTGGAACGTGGAAGGCCCGGCGTTCTTCTCCCTGCACACCGCTTTCCAGACCCAGTATGAGGAACTCTTCGAAGCCGTCGATGAGATCGCCGAGCGGATCCGCGGTCTGAACGTGCTCGCCCCAGGCGGCCTGAAGACCCTCGCCTCGCTGTCCTCCATCACGGAGCTGGCCGCCGAGCCGATGCCCGCGAAAGACTTCGTCGCGCACCTCATCGAAGGTCACGAAACCGTCGTCACCAACGCGACCTCCGCCCGCAAGGCCGCAGAGGACGCCGGTGACCTGGAAACCCAGGACCTCATCATCAAGCGCATTCAGACCCACGAGAAGACCTTGTGGATGCTGCGCTCCTTCCTGAAAAATCTCTGA
- a CDS encoding class I SAM-dependent methyltransferase: MPDPFTTAIRKRQPLPDGMTDALRLIDGSGDGVPGVFLETFADRWLVSTTGRTIPPEFGRWLRDQPQSVHWKHLDQHQKDSPAHFSGPVTDGPFLARENGLNFEISFQSGYSQGIFLDQRDNRAEVRRRMGTGLRLLNTFSYTGAFSVAAAAAGAETTTLDLSQPYLDWAKRNLSHNGIDPAAHHFCKGDTFHWLRRFAKQERRFDGIVLDPPTFSRDEKGKVFRVENDFGELAALAASVLAPGGWILCCTNFKKLPPSAFERQLLTSVRRGMKASHSTMPSDFTGEPYLKSVWLE; the protein is encoded by the coding sequence ATGCCCGACCCTTTCACGACCGCGATCCGCAAGCGCCAGCCCCTGCCTGATGGAATGACCGATGCCCTGCGGCTCATCGACGGCAGCGGAGATGGGGTGCCGGGCGTTTTCCTGGAGACCTTCGCGGACCGCTGGCTGGTGTCCACCACGGGCCGGACGATCCCGCCGGAGTTCGGTCGCTGGCTGCGCGACCAGCCGCAGTCCGTCCACTGGAAGCACCTGGACCAGCACCAGAAGGACTCCCCCGCCCACTTCAGCGGCCCGGTCACGGACGGACCGTTCCTCGCGCGGGAGAACGGCCTGAACTTCGAGATCTCCTTCCAGTCCGGCTACTCCCAGGGCATCTTCCTGGACCAGCGGGACAACCGCGCGGAGGTGCGTCGCCGGATGGGCACCGGGCTGCGACTGCTAAACACGTTCTCCTACACGGGTGCCTTCTCCGTGGCCGCCGCCGCCGCCGGTGCGGAGACCACCACCCTGGACCTCTCCCAACCCTATCTGGACTGGGCGAAGCGGAACCTCTCCCACAACGGCATCGACCCCGCCGCCCATCATTTCTGCAAGGGCGACACGTTCCACTGGCTGCGCCGCTTCGCGAAACAGGAGCGCAGGTTCGATGGCATCGTCCTCGACCCGCCGACGTTCTCACGGGATGAAAAGGGCAAGGTCTTCCGTGTGGAGAATGACTTCGGCGAGCTGGCCGCGCTGGCCGCCAGCGTGCTGGCCCCCGGCGGCTGGATCCTCTGCTGCACGAACTTCAAAAAACTGCCGCCGTCCGCCTTCGAGCGGCAGCTCCTCACCTCCGTCCGCCGTGGGATGAAGGCCTCCCATTCCACCATGCCCTCCGACTTCACCGGCGAGCCGTATCTGAAGTCCGTCTGGCTGGAGTGA